A window from Leifsonia shinshuensis encodes these proteins:
- a CDS encoding transcriptional repressor has protein sequence MVKRNTWQREAVREALTSTEGFISAQGLHLSLHEAGSPIGLATVYRALADLAAEGDADSLQSPEGESLYRACTTGHHHHLICRNCGLTVEIEADAVEEWARQAAAAHGFTQAQHVVDVFGLCASCTAKADLAGPASMA, from the coding sequence ATGGTGAAGCGCAACACGTGGCAGCGGGAGGCCGTCCGCGAGGCCCTGACCTCGACGGAGGGCTTCATCAGCGCGCAAGGGCTGCACCTCAGCCTCCACGAGGCGGGGTCGCCGATCGGCCTCGCGACGGTCTACCGCGCGCTGGCCGACCTCGCCGCGGAAGGCGATGCGGACTCGCTGCAGTCGCCCGAGGGCGAGAGCCTGTACCGGGCGTGCACCACGGGCCACCACCATCACCTCATCTGCCGCAACTGCGGGCTCACCGTCGAGATCGAGGCGGACGCGGTCGAGGAGTGGGCGCGGCAGGCGGCGGCAGCGCACGGCTTCACGCAGGCGCAGCACGTCGTCGACGTGTTCGGCCTGTGCGCCTCGTGCACAGCCAAGGCTGATTTGGCCGGCCCCGCATCCATGGCGTAG